The Salmo trutta chromosome 6, fSalTru1.1, whole genome shotgun sequence genomic sequence aactataGATAAATACATTAATCAGTCCTAACCCTAAAGCCTCccccctaataaatacaaaaacgaaATTAACTATTTCAATCACATTTCTATTCAGGCACCATGGCGACCCACTACAAGACTGTTGGAACTGGTTGAAAGGTTGAATGGAGTCTCTTCCAACATTACAGGGAAGGAACTGATAGCTTGGCTTCGCCTGGCCTCAGAGGGCCCTTGTTCTCTCTGGGCTGCCAGAGACTGAACTGCAGCACACCCAGCAGCTGACCACATGATCCTGACCTCACGCCCAGACCAGTCCCTCACACTCTCAACAGTGGTCCTTTTGTGCAACACCCCGGGCCTGGAGAAGAAGAGATGAACGAGGCGGGCAGCCAGTCACTTCTTCAGCCGGATATCAAGCTCAGCCTCACAAAGGCTTAAGAAGTCCATTCACTCATACAGTATCACTCAAGGGATAGCAGCCATGGTGtgaaatacaatacattttggaTTCTCTTTTTTAAAGTCAGTGTGTCCATCACAATAATGACAGCCTATAAGAACTGCTTTAATCATACTCTAGGGACTTTTCCATAATAACAGCATGCATTCTTTGCATTCTGTGGGGCCTCAATAGTTATTTTCTCAAGTGAAAGCTCTAGTTAATTTATCCATCtcatctctgcctcctccaggAGAACCGTACAGCTGAGAGCTCAGTTTGAGACCAGAtaacagaggacagacaggacaaaCGATTTAAACAAACATTGACTGCTTGTGAAACCGGTCCCTATCACCCATCGACCATCATTGACGAGCAGTAACATATTCTATTCTAGAACCCCCACCTGAGGTGTCTATGACGACCCCCCCGGCCTCTCGGATGATGACAGCTGCGGCGGCGATGTCCCAGCAGTGCAGGCCGTACTGATAGTAGGCCTCAGCCGCCCCCGTGGCTATCAAACACAGGGCCAGGGTGGAGCTGCCGATGATCCGCACCCTGGAACACAAGGAGTAGCCTAGGGCCGTgtgtatcaagcgtctcagaataagagtgctgatctagggtcaggtcccccctgtccatgtaatcttattcattgttATCCAAAAGGTAAAACTGATCCTAAACCAGCACTCCTACTCTTAGACATTTTAAATGTACGgcccctggtcccagatctgtttgtgacaATGGCCATAGGGGTTGGAGAGAAAGATCAAACAGATCTGGTACCAGGCTATTCAAGGAAAGTCTAGGGCCAAAATACATCACTGTTTTGACATTTGTAGCGCGTCACATAGACCCTGATGTGAGGCCCATTAGACCAGGCTCATGTTCATTAGGGAACACAACGGAAAATTAGTGTCCAGGtaatccctccctgtttcagtctgttttcttccgtttggtgcctaatgaagaTGACCCAGAATGACCACTGAAAGTATTGGAGAACAAACGGTCAGTTCGTACCCATGAGTTGGAGCACTCAGTAACTTCATGATGTTCCCTGAGAAAATGTTCAGTGTTGCTGGGTCCCGCTTGGCTCCGATCTCGGTCAAAATGAGCGCCTTGGAGACATCTAACAGTTGTTGGGAATAGAAAAACAGCTTTAGATTAGGATAATGGATACAGTACAGGTGTGGgaacttaatttgatcactcttttgttgctgagaattttcctgcaccgcAGGAGACAGAtctttgtgatttacataaattcactgaaaacccacagttatattaacagtattgcacatTTCATGTAGTCTAATTTTGGCAAAGTAAATAGCCTAACCACATATGTTTGAATCCTATTGCTGCAGGATtcttttgctgtgacaatataggtcaaatgAAGAGTGTATATCTGTACATTTTGGTaaaccaatattttttttaacataaattaATCAATCAAGCTTTTGATAATTCTATATGGTACAATGTTTGAGTTGCTTCCCTTGGTAGTTTAACACATTACAATCCACTCCGAAAATGTGGGTGTGTCACACAAAACAACAAGGAGAAGTTGACTTACCTTTTTCCTTTGATACTTGGATCCTTACACCATTGCAAAATGCCCCATGGCCTTTTCTAGCTGTGTATAATGTCCCATCGAAGCAATGGTAGATCACTCCAAACTCAAGCTACATTTGAAAacaaatgaataataataataatgagaatATTTTCAACTTGATCAATTCTGTTTACCCACATTACTCATGCTTACCTCTTTCTTTACAGCGAAACCAATGCTAACTGCAACCATGGGGAAACTGAGAAAATCAAGTACATCATCAGTAAATCATCTTTGGTGATAGTATTCTATTGACGACAGAGCattcatcttttatttttattatcaGCTATGTTCTCTTGATTTCAACATGTATATTTCCAAATCACTAATCTGAGGAAATGGCTGTCGTGTATATTTTTGTGTAGGAATCTGTATTGTACCTGTGAACAAAGTTGCAGGTCCCATCGATAGGGTCTATGATCCAGGAAGGGCTGTCTGTGAGGAAGCATTTCTCCCCAGCTGCAGACGACTCCTCTCCAATGAACCTGTCAGGTCACAATTTACAGTGAGTGAGTACCTTGATTCACGTAACAATAACGTCTTTGCTTACCCCGTGGCTGTAAGGAAGCACCATTCACTATCACTCAGCAGTGTCAGAATGAGATGCCTAAATTCACTGGTGTGTTAAAATGCTTCAATTCACAAAGCAAAGTTAGCTATTAGCTCACTAACCCTTACAAGGAGATAATTTTTTGATGATTCAGTTTACCATCACTCGCTTGTGAAGAGAGAAGCCAACGCTTACTATTTTTGACCCATTCCATTTAATTGCCTAGACAATTCCCCTGGACCCTATTTCTTCAGAATCCACAGATCTGAATGGACTGGAAAGGATGTTGTCAATATAAGGATGGCTACATGGCTGTGGCTCCACCTAGCCCTCCAATACTGCTAACACTTATTCAGTAAACACAGAGATCTTTCAGATCAGGAAACGCAGAGGGACTAGGTTAAGGGGCTAGCTAGGGGCCAGAATGGAACCACCCCTGTGTTGGGAAGATACCATTGGCATACATGTTTGAATACACAATTGGAagatggggggtgggggtgggcaagaggcgtcactacagacaccctgggtcgaatccaggctgtatcacaaccggccgtgattgggtgtcccatacggcggtgcacaattggcccagcgtcgtctgggtttggccggtgtagcccgtcattgtaaataagaatttgttcttaacggacttgcctagttaaataaaggttaaatattttgggggggggaagATACCATTGCGTACCTGTGTGAGGGGAACTTGTCCCTAAGGGTGGAGATGATGAGCTCTTCCACCTGCTGGTCTGCCTCTGTCACCAGGTCAGTTGGAGTGCTCTTCGTGCTCACACTCTTCTCATGTTTCACTGCTTCCTGCACTACCTGGAGGGAGCAGGAACAAGTAACAAATAACACACACCACCAACATTCAAGACTGGGAATCAGGACTGTCtgtgacatacagtacatgggCTTTCCAAGTCATTTTTGAGGGTATTCCCAGTTTATACAGTATCAATATATTAATGAATTGGCCTATTTTGAAGATTGTAATCTATGCAACAAGCTTTACTGGTCCCACTTTTTTAACAGGTATCATATAGGTAACAATGTGTACCTACACTGTAATTACATTGTATCTGTACCTATAACTGCAGTACCACAAAAACGTGGTCTTAGAGTCACTTCACATAAAGTGAGCCCGGTTATCTTGTCCACTGTTACAATGTCTGCTTTGGTCTGCCTGGTTAAACAGGATAGGAAGATCGGAGTGTCAACACGGTGAGGCATAGCAGGTCATGAACATGCGCTGTCTAAAGTATAGCCCAAACGGACGTAAATGGAATAATACTGCCATCTGCCGGCCAATTGGGCTATCTAAAGTAAAGTGCAATGGGTAAACTTACTGCACTGTATTGAAATGATTAAACACTTGTTGAAATACAGTGTTAACATGTAGgtccaaaaaataaatatatatataataggtCTACGGGGCAAAATAACCCCTGCAGGTCctcaatacaaaataaaaataagaatttgttcttaactgacttgcctagttaaataaaggtaaaataaaaaaattaaaaatgacaTTGTAGCCTTCGAGATGTAGCCAGGTTAAAAACCTTTTAGCCAGGTTCGAAACCTTGTAGCCAGGTTTGCAAAAATATAAGATGTCGTTACCTACATTAAAAAAACGTTACAAAGAGCAACATAGAGACATCATGGAACTGATGGATTACGGCGCCCTTGATTTACCTTGCCAGCTCTACATGCAACTTCTACAGCAACATCCATGCACTCCCGCCAGCCCTTGTCGCTTTCCGAAGTTGCCATTTTATAATGAGGAGCAGATGCTATTGTTTTGCCGTTTACATCACCTTATTCTAGACATCCAGCAGTCAGCAAATTATAACCTATTATGTGGCTTGCGTGCGGTGTAGGCTACGGTCTCTGCTATGGTCCCGTAATGGCCGTTGTCCTCTGTCGACTTACTCGGTGCTGCAGACGGGTGCTCTCGCCTCCACCGTCCTGCTATTGAGTGGATTTGTGCGGCCTATATGTCCGACCTTCGATACAACAACATTTGTAAATAATGTACGATTCTACGTCGGATGCGAAGGACCTTGATAGGCGCAAAACAAATCTCTAAAATAGTCCCGTCAACGCCGATGAGACGTTACCAGTCTGTGTGGAACTAAATAAAAGCAACTCCATGTTATTGACAGCCATTGTCAACCTGTAGCCTATAAATAAATCCAAGAAATAACATTTGGCGAGGAAAACGCTTGATTAAACAATATTGTATTTTACATATTTAACTCAAGTTAGCTCAGCACGTAGAATGAAATATATTGCAGGTAACAACGATTTATCCAGAAGAAGATGCAAGACGCATTCTTCTCCAGTAATAACGAAAGAGATGCCGTAGTGAGAAAGGTAAGCGGAACTACCACTGCACCACGTGATCATGTCTGGCATGCTGTCGCCGCGGTCACCAATGGCTGTCACTTGAAACACCCTTTTGCTAGAGGGATAGCCTACAATTGTATCCACGACCAAGAATGTACCGTAGCCTAGTAGACTGCATTACATTTGTGCTTGAAGATCAAAGTGAGGTCTCTCAATGCATCGAAAATATTTAgtctatctacagtgcattcggaaagtattcagaccccttgacttttgttacattacagccttattttaaaattgatcaatctacacacaataccccataatgacaaagcaaaaacggctttttacataagtattcagaccctttactcagtactttgttgaagcaacttacgcagtacagcctcgagtcttcttgggtatgatgctacaagcttggcacacctgtatttgtggagtttttcccattattctctgccgatcctctcaagctctgtcaggttggatggggagtgttactgcacagctattttcaggtctctccagaaatgttagatcgggttcaagtccgggctctggctgggccactcaaggacattcagagacttgtcccgaagccactcctgtgttgtcttggcagtgtgcttagagtcgttgtcctgttggaatgtgaaccttcaccccagtctgaggtcctgagcgctctggagcaggttttcatcaaggatcttgctgtattttgctccgttcatctttccctcaatcctgattagtctcccagtccctgccactgaaaaatatccccacagcatgattctgccaccaacatgccccatattgacaaagcaaatacaggatatatttttttaaatgtttgcaaatttattacaaataaaaaccaaAAATATCTTATTtaataggtattcagaccctttgctatgagacttgaaattatgctcagatgcatcctgtttccattgatcatccacaacttgattggagtccacctgtggtaaattcaattgaatggacaagatttggaaaggcacacacctgtctatataaggtcctacagttgacagtgcatgtcagagcaaaaaccaagccatgaggtcgaaggaattgttcgtagagctccgtgacaggattgtgttgaggcaacaatctggggaagggtaccaaaatatttatgCAGCACATGacagccttttactgaggagtggcttccatcgggccattctaccataaaggcctgattggtggagtgctgcagagatggttgtccttctggaaggttatcccatctccacagaggaactctgcagctctgtcaagagtgaccatcgggttcttcgtcacctccctgaccaaggcccttctcccccgattgcttagtttggtgggcggccagctctaggaagagtcttggtggttccaaacttcttccatttaagaatgatggaggccactgtgttttggggaccttcaaagctgcagaaatgttttggtacccttccccagatctgtgcctcgacacaatcctgtgtcagagctctacggacaattccttcaacctcatcgcttggtttttgctctgacatgcactggtgtgtccctttccaaatcttgtccaTTCAATTTAATTTACTGCCGGTTGACtcctatcaagttgtagaaacatctcaaggatgatcaatggaaacaggatgcatctgagctcaatttcgagtctcatagcaaaggttctgaatacttattaaataaggtatttctgtttttttttgtaataaatttgcaaacaaaaataatatgtttttgcttcgtctatatggggtattgtgtgtagattgatgaggaaaacaatgtatttaatcaattttagaataaggcaacaatgttgaaaagtcaaggggtctgaatactctccgaatgcactgtaaatatgaaaaataaaatgtttttcttGATGAATGATTGTAGAGGATGTCTTCATTGATCACACCTTTGACTACACATTGGATAGATATTATGGAAATTATAGATTTTCTGTCAATTTTGTTGGGTAATGTAAGTGTATTGATTCATGTGAaaactgtaatctactgtaatttacagtactgtagcatattGCTTTCATCACTTCTAAGGGTGATTTTAAATGCGTGTCCTGCATTGTTTGCCTTTGGATTAACTGGTAGATAAAACAACTAAATTGAAAAGatatcattatgttgtgttttaGTGATTAAACCAACATtctcattacatttcacaataaaCTTAGATTTTGAATCAATGGTTATGTGGCAAAATATGTTTACAACCCAAATGAATGCACAATGACAGGTTTTGAATAAAAGACTGGCTGTGTGTGACCAGTTTGCAGttttatataattttttaaacctttatttaactaggcaagtcagttgagaacaaattc encodes the following:
- the LOC115195581 gene encoding inositol monophosphatase 2, whose product is MATSESDKGWRECMDVAVEVACRAGKVVQEAVKHEKSVSTKSTPTDLVTEADQQVEELIISTLRDKFPSHRFIGEESSAAGEKCFLTDSPSWIIDPIDGTCNFVHSFPMVAVSIGFAVKKELEFGVIYHCFDGTLYTARKGHGAFCNGVRIQVSKEKDVSKALILTEIGAKRDPATLNIFSGNIMKLLSAPTHGVRIIGSSTLALCLIATGAAEAYYQYGLHCWDIAAAAVIIREAGGVVIDTSGGPLDLMSRRVVAAGTHEMANYIVQQLQPISYERDDSDPGVQK